TGCGTCGCTACGATCTCGACGAATACTACGAACATCGGAGTGCCGAGATCAAGCCCGTCACACTCGAGGGCGAGATGTGGACGCTACACGGCTTCGTTTCGTTCCTCGAGGACATCGGCGCCGTCGAAGACGGGCTGGCCGACTCGGTTCGGATTCCGGACCTCGACCCCGAGGATCGATCCAGCGACATCAAGCTACACGCGGACGCGGCGCTCGCGCTGTTGGATTACTACCGGAACAACGAGACGCTGTATGGAACCCGACGGCATGCGTTTTTCGAGCTCCTCTGGCATACCGGCGCCAGGCAGGGCGGCATCCGAGGGCTTGATCTCCAGGACGTCGAGCTGCAAGACGACCCGACGGTGAACTTTCGACACCGGCCGGGGAGTGGGACTCCATTGAAGAACAAACGGGCGGGCGAGCGGCCTGTCGGGATCTCCGAGACCGTCGCCGACGTGCTTCGAACCTACGTTCGGGTCCACCGGCACAAGAAGGTCGACGATCACCAGAGATCGCCATTTCTCACGACGACTCGAGGGAGGCCGTCGCCTCAGACGCTTCGGGCCTGGAGTTACCGGGTCACGATTCCCTGCGAGCATCACCCGTGTCCCCACAGTCGGTCGCGGGACACCTGCCCGTTTGTCGACTACCACAAGGCCTCGCAGTGTCCATCGAGCCGGTCACCGCATCAGATCCGGACGGGCGCGATTACCTGGATGCTGAACCGTGGTTGGCCGCCCGAAGACGTCGCTGCACGGGTGAACGCCTCAGTTGAGACCATCGAACAGCACTACGACAAAGCCGACCTCGATCAGCGGCGGAAACGACAGCGCCAGCGGATGGAAAAGCGCCGTCGCCCCCTGCTCGATCAGCTCCAAAACAAGGAGGAAAACCAATGACAACTGACGTTCAAATCGCCCGAAGGCTTCCGAATAATAGAATCGCGCCCGGCCCGCTTTTGTGACGAACTTCAGTGAGGAGCAAAGCGGCAAGGGATTTGAACGCAGAGAGGAGCTCCGCTCCGACCGTGTGTTCACGATCGAACCGACACGTCTGGATGGCTCCCGACGCTTTCAAAGTCCTTGGGAACGCCAGAGCGGCAGCCGGACCGTGATGATACTCCCCCGGGGCTCGTTTTCCTCGAACTCCAGCGACCCGTTCGATTGGGTGACGATGTGTTTGACGAGCCATAATCCCAGGCCGCTCCCGTGCAGGAGCGAGGTTCTGTCAGCGTCGCCTTCGATTATCTGCCGTTCCATTTTGGGGATTCCGGGCCCCTGATCTTTGATGCGAATGATAAGATAATCCCCGTCCCGTTCAGTCGCTACGGTCACGATAGGTCGCCCGTCGTCGTGATGTTTCAGGCCATTCTCCAGCAATTCGGAAAGCGCCTGTTCGATTTCCGGGACTGCCTGGATTGCCGAGTCAAGTGTCCCCTCTACGACGACGGTGCCGTTCGGATATTGATCACTGAGTCGCCGCCGGATCCGAGTCACGACTCGCGAGAGGGCGACCTTCTCTGGCGTCTTCGACCCCGAGAGGATTTCGACGATCTGTCTCTCCTTCTTCGCTAACTCCACTAACCCGGTGCCAGTGTCAATGATCCGCTCTGCAAGCTGGGACACATCCGCTGCGGGGTCCGTTCGGATCTGCTCGGCGTTGCCGAGTATCACGGTCATGTCGTTGTTCAGATTGTGTCTGAGAAGCCGGTCAATGACTCGGAGGTGTTCCTCTCGCGTTTTCAGATCCGTGACGTCCCGGCAGATTGCTATCGTGCCGTCTAACTCCCCGTCGAGATCGTAGTGGGGATAGCGCGTCGTGCTAAAGACGCGCTCGCCCGTCTCCGGTAGCGATACCTCCATCTCGTACTCCGTGGCTGCTTCATGCTTCAGAACCCGGTCTTTCTGCCTCGATATCTCGGTTGCATCCGCCGGTTCCATAAATGCGAACTCGTCTCGGCCGAGGAGTTTTTCCTTCGGGAGATCGGCGTGGCGGGCGACGGCCGGATTGATTACTTCGAATTTCCCGTCGAGGTCCTGCAACATGATCGGATCATCGATCTGCTGGACGATTTCCGCGAAGGTTTGCCGTTCCTCCTCGGTTTCCTTGGCGTGGAGATAGAGCCCGATATCGTCGGCCAGGTCGATCAGCAACTGGATCTCCTCGTCACTCGCGGGTTCGTCCGGGGGAAAGTGAACGGTTAAGACGCCATACGTGTGGTCGTCGTGGGCGATTTCGATACCATAGCCCTCGTGGGACGGCCCTGGCTCGACATGCTGCTGAAACGGCCCCGTGGTAACGTCTTTAAGATGATATACCCCAGCGTCCGTCACCGCTTCGACGTACGCTTCGGTGTGGAACTGTCCGACGGCCGCTCGGTCCAGTTCGGAGCCGGATTCACACCGAAATTCCACCGCGCCCGCGTCAAGTTCGGCAAAAAACGTGCAGCCGAACCGGTCACTCGACGCGATGCTGTCAAGCACCTGGGGGAGAACGTCTTCCCGCGGCCCCATTCTCGCAATGAGTTGATTCACCGCCGAGGAAATTCGCC
This region of Halodesulfurarchaeum sp. HSR-GB genomic DNA includes:
- a CDS encoding site-specific integrase, whose translation is MSRERPSPKELSPKDAIERYLRRRRPDSTDRSIQGWKYRLKLFREWLDEVGIEEVGELRRYDLDEYYEHRSAEIKPVTLEGEMWTLHGFVSFLEDIGAVEDGLADSVRIPDLDPEDRSSDIKLHADAALALLDYYRNNETLYGTRRHAFFELLWHTGARQGGIRGLDLQDVELQDDPTVNFRHRPGSGTPLKNKRAGERPVGISETVADVLRTYVRVHRHKKVDDHQRSPFLTTTRGRPSPQTLRAWSYRVTIPCEHHPCPHSRSRDTCPFVDYHKASQCPSSRSPHQIRTGAITWMLNRGWPPEDVAARVNASVETIEQHYDKADLDQRRKRQRQRMEKRRRPLLDQLQNKEENQ